The Vigna radiata var. radiata cultivar VC1973A unplaced genomic scaffold, Vradiata_ver6 scaffold_214, whole genome shotgun sequence genome window below encodes:
- the LOC106778122 gene encoding probable LRR receptor-like serine/threonine-protein kinase At3g47570, producing MLLKFWPIYIPLICFLTLKPQYFTPNINVFALGDETDHLSLLKFKESISTDPYGMLLPWNTSTHFCNWHGIRCNLTLQRVTGLNLHGIRCFVGQVPSLGKLQDLLLLSFSSNNLGNNSTYDLEFLKSLTNCSKLHILGISENKFGGHLPDTLGNLSTQLSQLILGDNQISGKIPAAIGNFVDLTLLTMYDSRMEGIIPTTFGKFRKMEVLGLRGNELSGEIGAFIGNLSHLFYLEMGANMLEGTIPPSIGNCQKLQYLSLAQNNLKGTIPLEVFNLSSLTNLLDLSENSLSGYIPKEVGNLKNIDILVMSRNHLSGNIPGTIAECIMLEYLFLQGNSLDGIIPFSLASLKGLRSLDLSQNRLSGSIPYVLQNISFLEYFNVSYNMLEGEVPTEGVFRNASEVVVTGNSKLCGGISELHLPPCPVKVKKLVKHHKFRLIPVLVSAIVFLLILSIILTFYLIRKRSKKSSLDSPTIAQLAKVSYQSLHNATDGFSTTNLIGSGNFSSVHKGNLELEDKVVAIKVLNLQRKGAHKSFSAECNALKNVKHRNLVPILTCCSSTDYKGQEFKALIFEYMKNGSLEQWLHPRTLVTDNPRILKLDQRLNVMIDVASALHYLHHEREQSIIHCDLKPKNVLFDDDIIAHMSDFGIARLLSTINNTTSKKSSTLGIKGTIGYAPPEYGMGSEVSMNGDVYSFGILMLEMLTGRRPTAEIFQDGQNLHNFVANSFPENLLQILDPLLVVKEAEISTKEEIQNLTPTTEVCLVSLFHIGLACVKESPKERISMVDVTRELSKIKRAFISGKVNRNYELSNLTLYSIMNL from the exons ATGTTACTTAAATTTTGGCCCATATATATCCCCCTCATTTGTTTCTTGACATTGAAGCCGCAGTACTTTACCCCCAACATCAATGTCTTTGCCTTAGGAGACGAGACTGATCATCTGTCATTGCTCAAATTCAAGGAATCCATATCCACTGATCCATATGGAATGTTGCTACCTTGGAATACTTCTACTCACTTCTGTAATTGGCATGGAATCAGATGCAATCTCACGCTTCAAAGAGTTACAGGCTTGAACTTGCATGGAATCAGATGTTTTGTGGGACAAGTTCCAAGTCTGGGAAAGCTACAAGATCTTCtccttttatcattttcttcaaaCAATCTTGGAAACAATTCAACTTATGATTTGGAGTTTCTAAAATCATTGACAAATTGTAGTAAGTTGCACATATTAGGTATATCCGAAAATAAGTTTGGAGGTCATTTACCTGATACCTTGGGAAACTTATCCACTCAGCTCAGTCAACTAATTCTCGGGGATAATCAAATATCAGGAAAAATCCCTGCAGCAATAGGAAATTTTGTTGACTTAACTCTCTTGACTATGTATGATAGCCGCATGGAAGGGATTATCCCAACAACTTTTGGGAAGTTTCGAAAGATGGAAGTGTTAGGCTTAAGGGGAAACGAATTATCGGGAGAGATAGGAGCCTTCATAGGCAACCTTAGTCATCTGTTCTATTTGGAAATGGGAGCAAACATGTTAGAAGGGACTATTCCTCCAAGCATAGGAAATTGCCAGAAGTTACAATACTTAAGCCTTGCACAAAACAACCTTAAAGGAACAATACCTTTGGAGGTTTTTAATCTTTCCTCTCTGACAAACTTACTGGATTTGTCAGAAAATTCATTGAGTGGCTACATACCTAAAGAAGTGGGAAaccttaaaaatattgatattctAGTTATGTCTAGGAATCATTTGTCTGGTAACATTCCTGGAACTATTGCGGAATGCATAATGTTGGAGTACCTTTTTTTGCAAGGTAACTCTTTGGATGGAATCATACCATTCTCTTTGGCATCACTCAAAGGTCTTCGGAGTCTAGACTTGTCACAAAATCGCTTATCTGGGTCAATTCCATATGTTCTGCAAAACATTTCTTTCTTGGAATATTTCAATGTATCGTATAACATGTTAGAGGGTGAGGTACCAACTGAAGGTGTCTTTCGGAATGCAAGTGAGGTAGTGGTGACTGGAAATAGTAAGCTTTGTGGAGGCATTTCagaattgcatcttccaccatgCCCTGTCAAAGTTAAGAAACTTGTAAAACACCACAAGTTTAGGCTGATACCAGTGTTAGTTAGCGCGATTGTTTTTCTTCTCATACTGTCAATTATTCTAACTTTCTACTTGATAAGGAAAAGGAGTAAGAAATCATCGTTGGATTCACCAACAATTGCCCAGTTGGCTAAAGTTTCATACCAGAGCTTACACAATGCAACCGATGGTTTCTCAACTACAAACTTGATAGGGTCTGGAAATTTTAGCTCTGTCCATAAAGGAAATCTTGAGTTAGAAGACAAAGTTGTTGCCATAAAGGTCCTAAACCTTCAAAGGAAAGGAGCTCACAAGAGTTTCTCTGCTGAATGCAATGCactaaaaaatgttaaacatcGAAATCTGGTTCCAATTTTAACATGTTGTTCCAGCACAGATTACAAAGGTCAAGAATTTAAAGCTCTAATTTTTGAGTACATGAAAAATGGGAGTTTAGAGCAATGGTTGCATCCGAGGACACTAGTTACAGATAATCCAAGAATATTGAAGCTCGACCAAAGATTAAATGTCATGATTGATGTTGCTTCAGCATTGCATTATCTTCATCATGAACGTGAGCAATCTATCATTCATTGTGATTTAAAGCCAAAGAATgtcctttttgatgatgacattATCGCCCATATGAGTGATTTTGGCATAGCAAGACTTCTGTCAACCATCAACAATACCACTTCTAAGAAATCAAGTACACTAGGCATAAAAGGGACCATTGGCTATGCTCCTCCAG agtATGGAATGGGTTCTGAGGTGTCTATGAATGGAGATGTGTATAGCTTTGGGATTCTTATGCTGGAAATGCTTACTGGAAGAAGGCCTACTGCTGAAATCTTTCAAGATGGTCAAAATTTGCATAACTTTGTAGCAAATTCATTTCCTGAAAATCTCTTACAAATATTGGATCCATTGCTTGTAGTAAAAGAAGCAGAAATAAGCACAAAAGAAGAAATTCAGAATCTTACTCCAACTACAGAAGTGTGCTTAGTTTCACTGTTCCATATTGGACTTGCTTGTGTAAAGGAATCACCCAAAGAAAGGATCAGTATGGTGGATGTTACTAGAGAGCTGAGTAAAATCAAAAGAGCCTTTATTTCTGGTAAGGTAAATAGAAATTATGAACTATCAAACCTGACTTTATATTCCATTATGAACCTTTAA
- the LOC106778116 gene encoding uncharacterized protein LOC106778116, which produces MKNHILFLFLLIALAPTFSHRFQPHAAPAGPLIKHLSSIIKWTRSTSKTPHSDGNVLQFENGYVVETVVEGNEIGVIPHRIRVSEEDGELFAVDAINSNIVRITPPLSQYSRGRLVAGSFQGYTGHVDGKPSDARFNHPRGITVDDKGNVYVADTQNLAIRKIGDSGVTTIAGGKSNVAGYRDGPSEDAKFSNDFDVVYVRPTCSLLVIDRGNAALRQISLDQEDCDYQSNSISSTDILTVVGAVIVGYATCMLQQGFGSSFFSKTRPSEREFKGPASNEKHMPILESSKEEPGWPSFGQLIVDLSKLSLEALAGAFTQFIPSHFRPGISKRGLTPLKDRLVMPEDEAQPPLINRQNAQGHTPLTKNQLPSQLHTPLSDGRMASHVHTSVIDNRLAPNVHTPSTAEKYSEMKPPKIKSGSFKDPSLSSKHRSSKRPDYAEFYGSTEIPPYTKSKSQKERPRHRQREKSGEFVMGTVGTEAKAVETRAVDHNNPKFDHYSMRTKYASEETFRFNSK; this is translated from the exons ATGAAAAATCACATTCTCTTCCTGTTCCTTCTAATTGCACTTGCCCCCACTTTCTCTCACCGCTTTCAACCTCACGCTGCTCCTGCAG GGCCCTTGATTAAGCATCTGTCTTCAATCATCAAATGGACAAGGTCTACCTCCAAGACGCCACACTCAG ATGGGAACGTTCTTCAATTTGAAAATGGTTACGTGGTTGAGACTGTGGTCGAAGGGAACGAGATTGGGGTCATCCCTCATAGGATCCGTGTCTCTGAGGAGGATGGTGAACTCTTTGCAGTTGATGCAATTAATAGCAACATTGTTCGGATAACTCCGCCGTTGTCCCAAT ATAGTAGAGGAAGATTGGTGGCAGGGTCATTTCAGGGATACACTGGTCATGTGGATGGAAAACCAAGTGATGCTCGTTTCAATCATCCCAGAGGCATAACCGTGGATGATAAAGGGAATGTTTATGTTGCTGATACTCAGAATCTTGCTATCAGAAAGATTGGAGATTCTG GTGTGACGACCATTGCTGGAGGAAAATCAAATGTCGCAGGGTACAGAGATGGGCCTAGTGAGGATGCTAAGTtctcaaatgattttgatgtagtATATGTTCGACCCACCTGTTCCTTGTTGGTCATTGATAGAGGAAATGCTGCTCTTCGGCAAATCTCTCTTGACCAGGAAGACTGTGATTATCAATCTAATTCAATTTCCAGTACAG ATATCCTTACAGTTGTTGGTGCTGTTATAGTTGGATATGCTACATGTATGCTTCAGCAGGGATTCGGATCCTCTTTCTTCTCAAAAACA AGACCGTCAGAAAGAGAGTTTAAAGGACCAGCAAGCAATGAGAAACACATGCCAATCCTGGAGAGCAGTAAAGAGGAGCCGGGATGGCCGTCTTTTGGACAGCTCATTGTTGATCTTTCTAAGCTTTCCCTTGAAGCATTAGCTGGTGCATTCACTCAATTCATACCTTCACATTTCAGACCTGGCATCTCCAAGAGAGGCTTAACACCGCTGAAAGATCGTCTTGTAATGCCTGAAGATGAAGCACAGCCTCCATTGATCAACAGGCAAAATGCTCAAGGGCATACACCTCTTACCAAAAATCAGCTGCCATCGCAGCTCCACACTCCTCTTAGTGATGGTCGGATGGCATCACATGTTCATACTTCTGTTATCGATAATCGACTGGCACCAAATGTCCATACTCCAAGCACAGCAGAGAAATATTCAGAAATGAAGCCCCCCAAGATAAAATCAGGCAGTTTCAAGGACCCTTCTCTGTCAAGCAAGCACAGATCATCAAAACGACCGGATTATGCCGAGTTCTATGGATCTACTGAGATTCCTCCATATACCAAATCTAAGAGCCAGAAAGAAAGGCCGAGACATAGGCAACGAGAAAAGAGTGGAGAATTTGTTATGGGGACAGTTGGAACTGAGGCTAAAGCTGTTGAAACAAGGGCTGTTGATCATAATAATCCAAAGTTTGACCATTACAGTATGAGGACTAAGTATGCTTCTGAGGAGACCTTCCGATTCAACTCCAAGTAA